A single genomic interval of Anolis carolinensis isolate JA03-04 chromosome X, rAnoCar3.1.pri, whole genome shotgun sequence harbors:
- the pla2g3 gene encoding group 3 secretory phospholipase A2 — protein sequence MAHARLFLAAALLTWGLARGSRDPEAGLTRVRRGWTMPGTLWCGAGHSAGNFSDLGVFQGPDVCCREHDHCEAQIPALGYRYGKRNLRLHTISHCDCDSRFRRCLMSLNDAISNLIGASFFNLLEVPCFVLEESEECIEWHWWGGCKEYGPVPLAHLVQQSHYQPPVPTTQQPSLATRPSPHGRRRGKGRKRRPHLEPASASAPALTPAHSQAHWHQPSPAATASGLAPRLGTPFQTDQLKTTTVGILPTEASKVQKEGASLDAGRRSSAIIPGSRDTAQSCSCYRRLDQCPYWIGPHEIKYQLHNMDSRTLFHCNCTRRLARFMRRMKGLNEVEGQVLSDYVSTSCFVLETPPECRNGQQQQPNCIGVGRARLSPARHLTNQLTDKLWGSSLKVKRQEQRPPHRPLRLFSKCRQLARAARHVVPHQT from the exons ATGGCGCATGCGCGGCTCTTCCTGGCCGCTGCCCTCCTGACCTGGGGCCTGGCCCGAGGCTCCCGGGACCCGGAGGCAGGTCTCACCCGGGTCCGCAGGGGCTGGACCATGCCGGGCACGCTGTGGTGCGGGGCCGGGCACTCGGCGGGCAACTTCTCCGACCTGG GGGTTTTCCAAGGTCCGGACGTCTGCTGCCGCGAGCACGACCATTGCGAGGCGCAGATCCCTGCCCTGGGCTACCGGTACGGGAAGCGCAACCTCCGCCTGCACACCATCTCACACTGCGATTGCGACTCGCG GTTCCGGCGCTGCCTCATGAGCCTCAACGACGCCATCTCCAACCTGATTGGCGCCAGCTTCTTCAACCTCCTGGAAGTGCCCTGTTTTGTGCTGGAGGAGAGCGAGGAGTGCATCGAGTGGCACTGGTGGGGCGG GTGCAAGGAGTACGGCCCCGTGCCCTTGGCTCACTTGGTCCAGCAGAGCCACTACCAACCCCCGGTGCCAACCACCCAGCAGCCCAGCCTTGCCACCCGGCCATCCCCACATGGAAGGCGTCGAGGGAAAGGCCGCAAGCGGAGGCCCCACTTGGAACCCGCTTCGGCTTCGGCTCCTGCTCTGACCCCGGCTCACTCCCAAGCCCATTGGCACCAACCCTCCCCGGCAGCCACAGCCTCAGGCCTGGCACCCAGACTGGGCACTCCGTTCCAAACAGACCAGTTGAAGACAACGACAGTGGGCATTTTGCCAACGGAAGCCTCTAAGGTCCAGAAAGAGGGGGCCTCCTTGGATGCTGGGAGACGTAGTTCTGCGATCATCCCTGGGAGCCGAG ACACAGCGCAAAGTTGCAGCTGCTACCGGCGCCTGGACCAGTGCCCTTACTGGATTGGGCCGCACGAGATCAAGTACCAGCTGCACAACATGGACTCCCGAACCCTCTTTCACTGCAATTGCACCCGCCG GCTTGCCCGCTTCATGCGTCGGATGAAGGGCCTCAACGAAGTGGAAGGACAAGTCTTGTCTGACTACGTCTCCACCTCTTGCTTTGTCTTGGAGACGCCGCCGGAATGTCGGAAcggccagcagcagcagcccaa tTGCATTGGCGTTGGCAGAGCCCGCCTGTCGCCCGCCCGGCACCTCACCAACCAGCTGACAGACAAACTGTGGGGcagctccctcaaggtcaagcgcCAGGAACAGCGGCCCCCGCACCGGCCCCTCCGGCTTTTCAGTAAATGCCGGCAGCTGGCGCGAGCTGCCCGCCATGTGGTGCCCCACCAAACCTAA
- the isg15 gene encoding ubiquitin-like protein ISG15, protein MAMRLHFKMLTGEVHTLTVSPNHTMWEVKVLLERKMGCRRYHQKLAAEAGSGIDLRDASSVASCGLHSGDTLALLVKVEEPIPIFLRNDRGHLRAYQVMPSEAVADFKARVQQQEHVQAGQYWLLYEGKPLENGSLADYGIAPEGTIYLNLRVRGG, encoded by the exons ATG GCGATGAGGCTTCACTTCAAGATGCTGACGGGCGAGGTGCACACGCTGACGGTCTCTCCCAACCACACCATGTGGGAGGTGAAGGTGCTGCTGGAGCGCAAGATGGGCTGCCGGCGCTACCACCAGAAGCTGGCGGCCGAGGCGGGCAGCGGGATTGACCTGCGGGATGCCAGCTCGGTGGCGTCCTGCGGCCTGCACTCGGGGGACACCCTGGCCCTGCTGGTCAAGGTGGAGGAGCCCATCCCCATCTTCCTGCGCAACGACCGCGGGCACCTGCGCGCCTACCAGGTGATGCCCTCCGAGGCGGTGGCCGACTTCAAGGCGCGGGTCCAGCAGCAGGAGCACGTCCAGGCCGGCCAGTACTGGCTCCTCTACGAGGGGAAGCCCCTGGAGAACGGCAGCCTGGCCGACTACGGCATCGCCCCCGAGGGCACCATCTACCTCAACCTGCGCGTCCGCGGCGGGTGA
- the p2rx2 gene encoding P2X purinoceptor 2 codes for MPSQRLGKGTPLCHQRGAMRGCWRAFWEFWSYETPKVIVVRNRHLGLIYRLVQLLILVYFIWYVFIVQKGYQESESGPESSVITKVKGVTRSQSKVWDVEEYVKPPEGGSVFSIITRVQVTPSQTQNVCPENPRALCRSSRECVAGEMDMLGNGEKTGRCVPYNRTKKTCEVKAWCPVEDGTALSEDLAKMAPEFTILIKNNIHFPRFRFSKGNIKDSKDGYLRNCSFNETTDLYCPIFKLGFIVAQAGEDFAALAEKGGVIGVIINWNCNLDLPDSECNPRYSFRRLDPKWAQVSSGYNYRFAKYYHCKGKSTRTLIKAYGIRIDVIVHGQAGKFSPIPTIINLATALTSVGVGSFLCDWILLTFMNKDEVYSSRKFDQIATLAQGALKTDSGTTTTASSPIGSKAPAPH; via the exons ATGCCATCCCAGCGACTGGGAAAGGGCACTCCTCTTTGCCACCAAAGAGGGGCCATGAGGGGCTGCTGGAGGGCTTTCTGGGAATTCTGGAGCTACGAGACCCCCAAAGTGATCGTGGTGCGGAACCGGCACCTGGGGCTCATCTACCGGCTGGTCCAGCTCCTCATCCTGGTCTACTTCATTTG GTATGTCTTCATTGTCCAGAAAGGCTACCAAGAGAGCGAATCTGGCCCGGAGAGCTCCGTCATCACCAAAGTCAAGGGCGTCACCCGCTCCCAAAGCAAGGTTTGGGACGTGGAGGAGTATGTGAAACCCCCAGAG GGTGGCAGCGTCTTCAGCATCATCACCCGGGTCCAAGTGACCCCCTCGCAGACGCAGAACGTTTGCCCAGAG AATCCCAGGGCTTTGTGTCGCTCCAGCCGAGAGTGCGTTGCGGGCGAGATGGACATGCTGGGCAATG GAGAGAAGACGGGGCGTTGCGTGCCCTACAACCGCACCAAGAAGACCTGTGAGGTGAAGGCATGGTGCCCAGTGGAGGATGGCACGGCGCTCAG TGAGGATTTGGCGAAGATGGCGCCCGAGTTCACCATCCTGATCAAGAACAACATCCATTTCCCCCGCTTCCGCTTCTCCAA GGGGAACATCAAGGACAGCAAAGACGGCTACCTGCGGAACTGCTCCTTCAACGAAACCACCGACCTCTACTGCCCCATCTTCAAGCTGGGTTTCATCGTGGCGCAAGCGGGCGAGGACTTTGCTGCCTTGGCCGAAAAG GGCGGGGTGATCGGAGTGATCATTAACTGGAACTGCAACCTGGATTTGCCGGACTCCGAATGCAACCCCCGGTACTCCTTCCGCAGGCTGGACCCCAAGTGGGCCCAAGTCTCCTCCGGCTACAATTACAG GTTTGCCAAGTACTACCACTGCAAGGGGAAGAGCACCCGCACCTTGATCAAGGCCTACGGCATCCGCATTGATGTCATTGTGCATGGACAG GCAGGGAAATTCAGTCCCATCCCCACCATCATCAACCTGGCGACGGCACTGACCTCAGTCGGAGTG GGCTCCTTCCTGTGCGACTGGATCTTATTGACCTTCATGAACAAGGACGAGGTGTACAGCTCTCGCAAGTTTGACCAG aTTGCTACGCTTGCCCAAGGGGCGCTGAAAACGGACTCTGGCACCACCACCACAGCCTCTTCGCCCATCGGCTCCAAAGCGCCCGCCCCACACTGA